The window TGTTCTACACACAGGGTTTTGATAAAACTTCTATCAACCAGATCATCGATGAAATCGGTATTGCTAAGGGAACAATATATCATTATTTTAAATCAAAATATGAGCTCCTCGATGCTGTGGTCGAGCGATTAATCTTCCAGATGAAGGATGCTGTTCAGCCAATTCTTCTGAATTCAGATTTAACACCTATACAAAAATTCAATATGGTTTTCAAGGCTATTGGGCAGATCAAATTTGAAAGAAGAGAATTCATGATAGACTTGCTCAAGGTGATGACACGAGACGAGAATGTCATTCTCCATCAGAAGATGGTGGCACGATCCATTGATTTTCTTTCTCCTGTACTATCAACAATAATCAAAGAAGGTGTTCTGCAGAATTGCTTTAACTGTGAGTATCCCGACGAAGTTGCGATATACATTATAGGTCTTTCAGGTTACTTGAATAGATATTTAACCAAAACGATCATCGATATCGAAGAAGGACGTGTAGAAGTTGATGTTTTCATTAATCATCTCAAAGGTTTCGAAAGCGTGATAGAACGAATGATCGGTGCTGAAAAAGGCACACTTTCACTTGCGAACGAACAGCAGGTTCGAGATTTTTTTACCACATAGGAGGTTTAAATGCCATTACTCGAATTACAAGG of the Candidatus Cloacimonadota bacterium genome contains:
- a CDS encoding TetR/AcrR family transcriptional regulator, producing MARIVKKHEARKNEILDVAQNLFYTQGFDKTSINQIIDEIGIAKGTIYHYFKSKYELLDAVVERLIFQMKDAVQPILLNSDLTPIQKFNMVFKAIGQIKFERREFMIDLLKVMTRDENVILHQKMVARSIDFLSPVLSTIIKEGVLQNCFNCEYPDEVAIYIIGLSGYLNRYLTKTIIDIEEGRVEVDVFINHLKGFESVIERMIGAEKGTLSLANEQQVRDFFTT